Proteins from a single region of Bombus pascuorum chromosome 5, iyBomPasc1.1, whole genome shotgun sequence:
- the LOC132907515 gene encoding mediator of RNA polymerase II transcription subunit 19 — protein sequence MMMGDQFRSKVEQYSPKSSPRGARSPVVSRQDSTGTLKTTISLGKNPSIVHSGPFYLMKEPPGESELTGATNLMTYYGLEHSYSKFSGKKLKEQLSSFLPNLPGIIDRPGHLDNSSLRSVIEKPPIGGKDLIPLTSVQLAGFRLHPGPLPEQYRYVNQAPQRKHKNKHKKHKHKPGEVPSGQEATATDIGGSDTHEKKHKKQKRHDEEKEARKKRKKEKKRKKQKHSPEYSGGLTPSQHSNS from the exons ATGATGATGGGCGATCAGTTTCGTAGCAAAGTGGAGCAATACTCACCAAAGTCATCACCCAGGGGTGCACGATCCCCTGTTGTTTCACGTCAAGATTCAACAGGGACTCTTAAGACAACCATTTCCCTGGGTAAAAATCCTTCCATTGTACACAGTGGACCATTTTACTTGATGAAGGAACCCCCAG gAGAAAGTGAACTCACTGGGGCAACAAATTTGATGACCTATTATGGGCTAGAACATTCTTATAGTAAATTTAGTGGGAAAAAACTAAAAGAACAACTTTCGTCATTTCTTCCAAATTTACCTGGAATTATAGATAGACCTGGTCATTTGGATAATAG TTCATTAAGATCTGTAATTGAAAAGCCTCCAATAGGAGGAAAAGATTTAATACCACTAACCAGTGTTCAGTTAGCTGGTTTTCGTTTACATCCTGGTCCT CTACCGGAGCAATATCGTTATGTTAATCAAGCTCCACAAAGAAAacacaaaaataaacataaaaaacataaacataaaCCAGGAGAAGTACCTAGTGGTCAAGAGGCAACAGCAACAGATATTGGCGGTTCAGATACCCATGAGAAAAagcataaaaaacaaaaacgacacgATGAAGAGAAAGAAGCTAGAAAAAAGcgtaagaaagagaaaaagagaaaaaaacaaaaacacagcCCTGAATATAGTGGTGGTCTAACACCATCTCAGCATTCCAACTCGTGA
- the LOC132906828 gene encoding RNA-binding protein cabeza-like isoform X1, with product MTDTQYSNYQQQGYNQYSQPPPSGGQDTSYPPPSSSGGGGGYNQYSQPPPSSGSNYGSGYNSYNSSGGQDYNQSQNQNSYPNSYGSGGGSGNGSSSNYSGSYGHGGGGSGGYNRNSSGGGYGGGQGGGGGSRYGDRGGYSDRSGGSYNSGGGRGGYNKGGYGDRGGGNDGMVTQEDTIFVSGMDPSISEEEICQHFGAIGIIKHDKRTGKPKVWMYKDKNTGKSKGEATVTYDDQNAARSAIDWFDGKEFKGRTIKVQIAQHKSSWQGNRSGGSRGGGGRGRGSGGFGSRGGGGDRDDHHRGGGGGGGGGDDRRDGGGRGGDWRCPNPECGNTNFAWRDQCNLCKSLKPEGAGSSSGGGRGNRGGDRGGRGGFRSDRGGRGGDRGGRGGFRGGDRGGRGGRGGPMRGGGGRGDRDRDRQRPY from the exons ATGACGGACACTC AGTATTCGAATTACCAACAACAGGGGTACAATCAGTACAGTCAGCCACCACCTTCTGGTGGTCAGGATACTTCGTATCCACCACCTTCTAGcagtggtggtggtggtggctACAATCAATATAGTCAACCACCACCAAGTAGTGGAAGCAATTATGGCAGCGGTTACAACAGTTACAATTCCAGCGGTGGCCAAGACTACAATCAATCACAAAATCAAAACAGTTACCCAAATAGTTATGGTAGCGGAGGTGGTTCTGGAAATGGTAGCAGTAGCAATTATAGTGGCAGTTATGGTCATGGAGGTGGAGGCAGCGGAGGCTATAATCGTAATAGTTCTGGTGGAGGCTATGGTGGag GTCAAGGAGGAGGTGGTGGCAGTAGATATGGAGATCGCGGGGGATACAGTGACCGCTCTGGCGGTAGCTACAA CAGTGGCGGTGGCCGTGGTGGTTATAACAAAG GGGGCTACGGTGACCGTGGTGGTGGCAACGATGGGATGGTTACACAAGAAGATACTATTTTTGTATCTGGTATGGATCCTTCAATTtcagaagaagaaatttgtcAACACTTTGGAGCCATTGGTATTATCAAG CATGACAAGCGGACAGGAAAACCCAAAGTGTGGATGTACAAAGATAAAAACACTGGTAAATCGAAAGGCGAAGCTACTGTGACTTATGATGATCAGAATGCTGCGCGTTCTGCGATAGACTGGTTTGATGGAAAAGAATTCAAAGGTCGAACTATAAAAGTACAAATTGCCCAGCACAAGAGCAGTTGGCAAGGTAATCGTAGTGGTGGAAGTCGTGGCGGAGGTGGTCGAGGTCGTGGAAGTGGTGGTTTTGGGAGCCGCGGAGGTGGCGGTGACAGAGATGATCATCATCGTggaggtggtggtggtggtggcggtGGTGATGATCGGCGTGATGGAGGTGGTCGTGGAGGAGATTGGAG GTGTCCCAATCCAGAATGTGGTAATACAAACTTCGCTTGGAGGGACCAGTGTAACCTCTGCAAAAGTCTAAAACCAGAAGGTGCTGGTAGTAGTAGTGGCGGTGGAAGAGGAAATCGTGGCGGCGATCGAGGTGGTCGAGGAGGCTTCAGAAGTGACAGGGGTGGTCGAGGTGGAGATAGGGGTGGCCGAGGAGGCTTCCGCGGTGGAGATAGGGGCGGAAGAGGCGGACGAGGTGGTCCAATGAGAGGCGGTGGAGG CCGAGGAGACAGAGATAGGGATCGTCAGCGCCCTTACTAG
- the LOC132906833 gene encoding probable Bax inhibitor 1: protein MAAVLNTFVNSFTKKLEPPVRQHLKNVYGCLSMSMLSAAGGVYIHMFTELLRANLLTTLGTLGLLFTLINTPDNGKNQKLRLSYLLGFAFFSGLGLGPLLQFVISVNPTVIVTALIGTIVIFVSFSISSLLAERGRWLYLGGTLISLLNIMVLFSFVNLFLRWTIFYQAYLYIGLFLMCGFVIYDTQLIIEKYHMGSKDFILHSLDLFVDFVNIFRHLLIILTQKEMLKDQRKRRD from the exons atggCTGCAGTATTGAACACATTTGTGAACTCTTTCACTAAGAAATT GGAACCCCCAGTTAGGCAACacttgaaaaatgtttatggATGTCTGTCCATGTCTATGCTATCAGCTGCTGGAGGAGTTTACATTCACATGTTCACAGAGCTCTTGCGAGCCAATTTGTTAACAACCCTTGGTACATTGGGTCTgctttttactttaattaatacaCCAGACAATGGAAAAAATCAAAAGTTACGACTTAGCTATCTCCTGGGATTTGCATTCTTTTCTGGGCTTGGTCTGGGTCCTTTACTTCAATTTGTCATAAGCGTCAATCCAACTGTTATAGTAACTGCACTGATTG GAACaattgttatatttgtatCATTCAGTATTTCCTCCCTTTTGGCTGAAAGAGGACGTTGGTTGTATCTTGGTGGTACCTTAATTAGCTTGCTGAATATTATGgttttgttttcatttgtCAATCTATTTTTACGTTGGACCATTTTCTACCAAGCCTATTTATATATTGGACTGTTTTTAATGTGTGGTTTTGTTATTTATGATACACAAttgattattgaaaaataccaTATGGGTAGCAAAGATTTCATTCTACATTCTCTAGATCTATTTGTAGATTTCGTCAACATTTTCCGCCACCTCCTCATAATCCTTACACAGaag GAAATGTTAAAAGATCAACGTAAACGCAGAGATTAA
- the LOC132906825 gene encoding uncharacterized protein LOC132906825 yields MKEMLTNQTSSGYSNPFVNNNGDSNSNNTNDNNTRRYAVLSTDWISAIGEELGMHPLPDSLLKRLAEDASYRLREVLHKCVTRLKHSKRKRLTSTDVNAVITNLCDVDPVLGAPESLPEYHTEAKVFVPNERIVNLVQKVNDPLNISQTSVPFIQESEICDTRLTEARNNYAKRALKTLFNGSQKTFQVLINDCATNVHLSGEGVIDKLMSIARSMIISNNVQYTRVSTRTCQLIIAIASNSEAVYPYHLTSVDKLTELLLELLLGQSFINPNLEALFKDCTLKLMLRWPSIADKYIPMLENVLLKEEKVDINGNKKNILVMELLASIQPLMLFQQEIGSPLSVHTVLKFALPGSILWQKIALSICALIKSQAHTLDIEAFMEHYGDSLLPYLPFRYKSTINGYKKPISLPITVKSKIKYVKVRPVISNRLLWDRQTAFPDSTLRGPRREIRFAFAGGRPVPSSNLRRVSLRANYQILRSELQATLALVASRRLLVLKDKRKRSFDIYNLLYGYL; encoded by the exons ATGAAAGAGATGTTAACAAATCAAACTAGTTCAGGATATAGTAACCCTTTCGTTAATAATAATGGAGATAGCAACAGCAACAATACAAACGATAATAATACAAGGAGATATGCTGTTCTTAGTACAGACTGGATATCTGCAATTGGAGAAGAACTGGGAATGCATCCTTTACCAgattctttattaaaaagacTCGCAGAAGATGCCTCGTATCGACTGAGAGAAGTTCTACAT aaATGTGTAACAAGATTAAAACATAGCAAAAGAAAACGCCTAACGTCTACAGATGTAAATGCTGTGATTACCAATTTATGTGATGTAGATCCAGTATTAGGAGCACCAGAATCTCTACCAGAATACCATACAGAAGCAAAAGTCTTTGTTCCTAATGAACGTATTGTTAATCTAGTACAAAAAGTAAATGATCCACTTAACATATCACAAACTAGTGTACCCTTCATTCAAG AATCGGAAATATGTGATACCAGACTAACAGAAGcaagaaataattatgcaaaacgcgcattaaaaacattatttaatgGATCTCAGAAAACATTTCAG GTTCTAATTAATGATTGTGCCACTAATGTTCATTTGAGTGGCGAAGGagtaattgataaattaatgtCTATTGCTAGATCTAtgataatttcgaataatGTGCAATATACAAGAGTATCAACAAGAACATGCCAACTTATTATTGCAATTGCAAGCAACAGTGAAGCTGTTTATCCATATCACTTAACTTCG gtTGATAAGTTAACTGAATTGTTATTGGAATTACTTTTAGGACAGAGTTTCATTAATCCAAACCTTGAAGCACTCTTTAAAGATTGCACGCTAAAATTAATGCTTCGTTGGCCATCTATTGCtgataa GTATATCCCCATGTTAGAGAACGTACTcttaaaggaagaaaaggtaGATATAAATGGTAATAAGAAAAACATTTTGGTTATGGAGCTACTAGCTAGTATTCAGCCTTTGATGCTTTTCCAACAAGAGATAGGCTCTCCACTCTCAGTGCATACTGTTTTAAAATTTGCCTTACCTGGTTCTATCCTGTGGCAAAAGATAGCT CTTAGTATTTGTGCTCTTATAAAATCACAAGCTCATACTTTAGATATTGAAGCCTTCATGGAACATTATGGAGATTCTTTACTACCATATTTACCATTTCGTTATAAAAGCACGATAAATGGTTATAAAAAACCTATTTCTCTTCCTATTACtgtcaaaagtaaaataaaatatgttaaagtTAGGCCGGTAATAAGTAATCGGCTGTTATGGGATCGACAAACAGCATTTCCTGATTCTACATTACGAGGTCCACGCCGAGAAATAAG ATTTGCCTTCGCTGGTGGACGACCGGTACCATCTAGTAATTTAAGGCGTGTTAGTTTGAGAGCAAATTATCAGATTTTAAGAAGTGAACTACAAGCTACGCTTGCTCTAGTAGCATCACGAAGGTTATTAGTActtaaagataaaagaaagagatcattcgatatttataatctattatacggttatttataa
- the LOC132906828 gene encoding RNA-binding protein cabeza-like isoform X2: MTDTQYSNYQQQGYNQYSQPPPSGGQDTSYPPPSSSGGGGGYNQYSQPPPSSGSNYGSGYNSYNSSGGQDYNQSQNQNSYPNSYGSGGGSGNGSSSNYSGSYGHGGGGSGGYNRNSSGGGYGGGQGGGGGSRYGDRGGYSDRSGGSYNGGGRGGYNKGGYGDRGGGNDGMVTQEDTIFVSGMDPSISEEEICQHFGAIGIIKHDKRTGKPKVWMYKDKNTGKSKGEATVTYDDQNAARSAIDWFDGKEFKGRTIKVQIAQHKSSWQGNRSGGSRGGGGRGRGSGGFGSRGGGGDRDDHHRGGGGGGGGGDDRRDGGGRGGDWRCPNPECGNTNFAWRDQCNLCKSLKPEGAGSSSGGGRGNRGGDRGGRGGFRSDRGGRGGDRGGRGGFRGGDRGGRGGRGGPMRGGGGRGDRDRDRQRPY; the protein is encoded by the exons ATGACGGACACTC AGTATTCGAATTACCAACAACAGGGGTACAATCAGTACAGTCAGCCACCACCTTCTGGTGGTCAGGATACTTCGTATCCACCACCTTCTAGcagtggtggtggtggtggctACAATCAATATAGTCAACCACCACCAAGTAGTGGAAGCAATTATGGCAGCGGTTACAACAGTTACAATTCCAGCGGTGGCCAAGACTACAATCAATCACAAAATCAAAACAGTTACCCAAATAGTTATGGTAGCGGAGGTGGTTCTGGAAATGGTAGCAGTAGCAATTATAGTGGCAGTTATGGTCATGGAGGTGGAGGCAGCGGAGGCTATAATCGTAATAGTTCTGGTGGAGGCTATGGTGGag GTCAAGGAGGAGGTGGTGGCAGTAGATATGGAGATCGCGGGGGATACAGTGACCGCTCTGGCGGTAGCTACAA TGGCGGTGGCCGTGGTGGTTATAACAAAG GGGGCTACGGTGACCGTGGTGGTGGCAACGATGGGATGGTTACACAAGAAGATACTATTTTTGTATCTGGTATGGATCCTTCAATTtcagaagaagaaatttgtcAACACTTTGGAGCCATTGGTATTATCAAG CATGACAAGCGGACAGGAAAACCCAAAGTGTGGATGTACAAAGATAAAAACACTGGTAAATCGAAAGGCGAAGCTACTGTGACTTATGATGATCAGAATGCTGCGCGTTCTGCGATAGACTGGTTTGATGGAAAAGAATTCAAAGGTCGAACTATAAAAGTACAAATTGCCCAGCACAAGAGCAGTTGGCAAGGTAATCGTAGTGGTGGAAGTCGTGGCGGAGGTGGTCGAGGTCGTGGAAGTGGTGGTTTTGGGAGCCGCGGAGGTGGCGGTGACAGAGATGATCATCATCGTggaggtggtggtggtggtggcggtGGTGATGATCGGCGTGATGGAGGTGGTCGTGGAGGAGATTGGAG GTGTCCCAATCCAGAATGTGGTAATACAAACTTCGCTTGGAGGGACCAGTGTAACCTCTGCAAAAGTCTAAAACCAGAAGGTGCTGGTAGTAGTAGTGGCGGTGGAAGAGGAAATCGTGGCGGCGATCGAGGTGGTCGAGGAGGCTTCAGAAGTGACAGGGGTGGTCGAGGTGGAGATAGGGGTGGCCGAGGAGGCTTCCGCGGTGGAGATAGGGGCGGAAGAGGCGGACGAGGTGGTCCAATGAGAGGCGGTGGAGG CCGAGGAGACAGAGATAGGGATCGTCAGCGCCCTTACTAG
- the LOC132906828 gene encoding RNA-binding protein cabeza-like isoform X3, producing MAAVTTVTIPAVAKTTINHKIKTVTQIVMVAEVVLEMVAVAIIVAVMVMEVEAAEAIIVIVLVEAMVEVKEEVVAVDMEIAGDTVTALAVATRGYGDRGGGNDGMVTQEDTIFVSGMDPSISEEEICQHFGAIGIIKHDKRTGKPKVWMYKDKNTGKSKGEATVTYDDQNAARSAIDWFDGKEFKGRTIKVQIAQHKSSWQGNRSGGSRGGGGRGRGSGGFGSRGGGGDRDDHHRGGGGGGGGGDDRRDGGGRGGDWRCPNPECGNTNFAWRDQCNLCKSLKPEGAGSSSGGGRGNRGGDRGGRGGFRSDRGGRGGDRGGRGGFRGGDRGGRGGRGGPMRGGGGRGDRDRDRQRPY from the exons ATGGCAGCGGTTACAACAGTTACAATTCCAGCGGTGGCCAAGACTACAATCAATCACAAAATCAAAACAGTTACCCAAATAGTTATGGTAGCGGAGGTGGTTCTGGAAATGGTAGCAGTAGCAATTATAGTGGCAGTTATGGTCATGGAGGTGGAGGCAGCGGAGGCTATAATCGTAATAGTTCTGGTGGAGGCTATGGTGGag GTCAAGGAGGAGGTGGTGGCAGTAGATATGGAGATCGCGGGGGATACAGTGACCGCTCTGGCGGTAGCTACAA GGGGCTACGGTGACCGTGGTGGTGGCAACGATGGGATGGTTACACAAGAAGATACTATTTTTGTATCTGGTATGGATCCTTCAATTtcagaagaagaaatttgtcAACACTTTGGAGCCATTGGTATTATCAAG CATGACAAGCGGACAGGAAAACCCAAAGTGTGGATGTACAAAGATAAAAACACTGGTAAATCGAAAGGCGAAGCTACTGTGACTTATGATGATCAGAATGCTGCGCGTTCTGCGATAGACTGGTTTGATGGAAAAGAATTCAAAGGTCGAACTATAAAAGTACAAATTGCCCAGCACAAGAGCAGTTGGCAAGGTAATCGTAGTGGTGGAAGTCGTGGCGGAGGTGGTCGAGGTCGTGGAAGTGGTGGTTTTGGGAGCCGCGGAGGTGGCGGTGACAGAGATGATCATCATCGTggaggtggtggtggtggtggcggtGGTGATGATCGGCGTGATGGAGGTGGTCGTGGAGGAGATTGGAG GTGTCCCAATCCAGAATGTGGTAATACAAACTTCGCTTGGAGGGACCAGTGTAACCTCTGCAAAAGTCTAAAACCAGAAGGTGCTGGTAGTAGTAGTGGCGGTGGAAGAGGAAATCGTGGCGGCGATCGAGGTGGTCGAGGAGGCTTCAGAAGTGACAGGGGTGGTCGAGGTGGAGATAGGGGTGGCCGAGGAGGCTTCCGCGGTGGAGATAGGGGCGGAAGAGGCGGACGAGGTGGTCCAATGAGAGGCGGTGGAGG CCGAGGAGACAGAGATAGGGATCGTCAGCGCCCTTACTAG